One segment of Triticum aestivum cultivar Chinese Spring chromosome 2A, IWGSC CS RefSeq v2.1, whole genome shotgun sequence DNA contains the following:
- the LOC100873102 gene encoding transcription factor MYB30, producing MGRPPCCDKEGVKKGPWTPEEDLVLVSYVQEHGPGNWRAVPTRTGLMRCSKSCRLRWTNYLRPGIKRGNFTDQEEKLIVHLQALLGNRWAAIASYLPERTDNDIKNYWNTHLKRKLQAGGDAAAKPAAQRPASSSKGQWERRLQTDINMARRALREALTTLDDIKRQQPDAADGVNGPAAAGADSGSPAASSSSAASLSQCSPSAAGPYVLTTANISRMLDGWVSKGRSAVPAADSPSGSSASEVSYGSGAAARALGSAFEYDRKPAVLAPDQTQLNAIETWLFADDNSNNDHHGHGGGGSGLLGVPATLGYPF from the exons ATGGGGAGGCCGCCGTGCTGCGACAAGGAGGGCGTCAAGAAGGGCCCCTGGACGCCGGAGGAGGACCTCGTGCTCGTCTCCTACGTCCAGGAGCACGGCCCCGGCAACTGGCGCGCCGTCCCCACCAGGACCG GCCTGATGCGGTGTAGCAAGAGCTGCCGGCTCCGGTGGACCAACTACCTGCGCCCGGGGATCAAGCGCGGCAACTTCACCGACCAGGAGGAGAAGCTCATCGTCCACCTCCAGGCTCTGCTCGGCAACAGGTGGGCCGCGATCGCCTCCTACCTCCCCGAGCGCACCGACAACGACATCAAGAACTACTGGAACACGCACCTCAAGCGCAAGCTGCAGGCGGGGGGCGAcgcggcggccaagccggcggcccAGAGGCCCGCCTCCTCCTCCAAGGGCCAGTGGGAGAGGCGGCTGCAGACGGACATCAACATGGCGCGCCGCGCGCTGCGCGAGGCGCTGACCACGCTCGACGACATCAAGCGGCAGCAGCCCGACGCGGCCGACGGCGTCAATGGGCCtgccgcagccggcgccgacagcggcAGCCCGGCGGCCTCGAGCTCGTCGGCCGCGTCGCTGTCCCAGTGCTCGCCCTCCGCGGCCGGTCCGTACGTGCTCACCACCGCGAACATCTCGCGGATGCTCGACGGGTGGGTCAGCAAGGGCCGCAGCGCCGTCCCCGCGGCCGACAGCCCCTCCGGCTCGTCGGCGTCGGAGGTTTCCTACGGCAGCGGCGCGGCCGCCCGTGCGCTGGGGTCCGCGTTCGAGTACGACAGGAAGCCGGCCGTTCTGGCGCCGGATCAGACGCAGCTGAACGCGATCGAGACGTGGCTCTTCGCCGACGACAACAGCAACAACGACCACCATGGCCacggaggcggcggcagcggcctgCTCGGCGTCCCCGCCACCCTGGGCTACCCTTTCTAG